In one window of Chitinophagales bacterium DNA:
- a CDS encoding efflux RND transporter permease subunit — protein MTDKFIHRPVLSIVISVIITLLGLLAMTQLPVTQYPDIAPPEVTVTTRYTGANAEACVKAVVTPLERAINGVPGMAYMSSVSGNDGSSVIQIVFKAGTDPEIASVNVQNRVAAVVNELPEEVIKAGVIVEKVQNSMLMYLNIFADNPQLDEKFLYNYTDINILPELKRIEGVGFADILGSREYAMRIWLKPDRMLMYNISANEVISTLRAQNVEAAPGKIGEGSGRIPQSLQYVLKYTGKFNTKEAYENIVLKSTVSGELLRLKDIAEVDFDSQDYDVISKENGRPSAAILLKQRPGTNAKKVIENIKLRMQEIKQASFPPGVDYTISYDVSAFLDASIDEVIKTLVEAFILVALVVFIFLQDFRSTIIPVLAVPVSLIGTFFFMQLMGFSLNLITLFALVLAIGIVVDNAIVVVEAVHAKMEHSGIGPKKATEQAMHEISGAIIAITLVMSAVFIPVAFLDGPTGIFYRQFSLTMAVSIVLSGVTALTLTPALCMLFMKNTHQGHKHGLKESFLQRFFSGFNRWYEGLSDKYKQLISVIANRRLVTFIALLGFCFGTGLLTRFVATGFIPEEDQGAIYANITTQTGATLARTEKVVDEVQRIAAGLSSVQGVSSLAGYSVLSEGTGAVYGMNLISLKKWDQRNATDKQLIDSLIDKTKHIKDAKIEFFTPPPVPGYGNSSGFELRLLDKTGSGNLQQLQKVAKEFTAALNERPEIRNTFTTFNAGFPQFLLHIDGDKAAQKGVTADNAMSTLQTLIGSEYATNFIRFGQLYRVMVQSLPNYRAHPDDLMKLYIKNDQGEMVPYSSFMRVEKVYGPEQVTRYNMYLSAMINGAPETGYSSGQAIAAIKEIAAQKLPKGFGYDWAGSSRDQANAGNQAVYIFIICLLFVYLLLAAQYENFLLPMPVILSLPTGVFGAFFLLMAMGLENNIYAQIAMIMLIGILGKNAILIIEFAAMKHREGMTPFKAAVEGAAIRLRPILMTSFAFIAGLIPLLLASGAGAIGNKTIGAAAAGGMLFGTIFGVILIPGLYVVFASISDKWRKPNRKEEKPFTETI, from the coding sequence ATGACAGATAAATTTATACACCGACCCGTTCTATCCATCGTTATATCGGTAATCATCACCTTGCTGGGTTTACTGGCTATGACGCAATTGCCAGTAACACAGTATCCTGATATTGCACCACCTGAAGTAACCGTAACCACACGCTATACCGGCGCTAACGCGGAAGCTTGTGTAAAAGCAGTTGTAACCCCACTTGAAAGAGCCATCAATGGCGTTCCAGGTATGGCTTATATGTCATCTGTTTCTGGTAATGATGGAAGCAGTGTAATACAAATTGTATTTAAGGCAGGTACCGACCCAGAGATTGCATCTGTAAACGTTCAAAACCGTGTTGCAGCAGTTGTGAACGAACTTCCAGAAGAAGTTATCAAAGCAGGCGTGATTGTAGAAAAGGTGCAGAACAGCATGCTGATGTACCTCAACATTTTTGCAGACAATCCGCAGCTGGATGAAAAATTCCTGTATAACTATACCGACATCAATATTCTTCCCGAACTGAAGCGTATTGAAGGTGTGGGCTTTGCCGATATCCTTGGTTCCAGAGAATATGCCATGCGTATCTGGCTAAAGCCTGATCGCATGCTGATGTACAATATCTCTGCCAATGAAGTGATCAGCACTTTACGTGCACAAAACGTAGAAGCTGCACCCGGAAAGATTGGAGAAGGCTCAGGCAGAATACCACAATCACTCCAATATGTATTGAAATACACAGGCAAGTTCAATACAAAAGAAGCCTATGAGAATATTGTTTTAAAAAGTACTGTTAGCGGTGAATTGCTGCGCTTGAAGGATATTGCTGAAGTAGATTTTGATTCTCAGGATTACGATGTAATCTCTAAAGAAAATGGCAGACCATCTGCCGCCATTCTACTTAAACAGCGCCCTGGAACCAATGCCAAAAAGGTAATTGAGAATATCAAATTGCGTATGCAGGAGATTAAGCAGGCATCATTCCCTCCTGGCGTGGATTATACCATCAGCTATGATGTATCTGCTTTTTTGGATGCTTCTATTGATGAAGTTATTAAGACATTGGTTGAAGCATTTATTCTGGTAGCATTGGTTGTTTTCATTTTCCTTCAGGATTTCCGTTCCACCATTATCCCCGTTTTAGCTGTACCTGTTTCACTCATTGGTACATTCTTCTTTATGCAATTGATGGGCTTTTCGCTCAACCTCATCACTTTGTTCGCACTGGTATTGGCTATTGGTATTGTGGTTGATAACGCCATTGTAGTAGTAGAAGCAGTACACGCAAAAATGGAACACTCCGGTATCGGTCCTAAAAAAGCAACCGAACAAGCTATGCATGAAATCAGTGGTGCGATTATCGCCATCACTTTGGTTATGTCGGCTGTATTTATTCCGGTAGCATTCTTAGACGGACCAACTGGTATCTTCTATCGCCAGTTTTCACTCACGATGGCTGTATCAATTGTGCTTTCAGGTGTAACCGCATTGACATTAACACCGGCATTGTGTATGCTTTTTATGAAGAACACCCATCAGGGTCATAAACATGGTTTGAAGGAATCTTTCTTACAAAGATTTTTCAGTGGCTTTAACCGCTGGTATGAAGGTCTCTCTGATAAGTACAAACAACTCATTAGCGTAATTGCTAACAGAAGGCTGGTTACATTTATTGCCTTACTTGGATTTTGCTTCGGTACAGGCTTGTTAACCCGTTTTGTTGCAACCGGCTTTATTCCTGAAGAAGATCAGGGTGCTATTTATGCCAATATTACCACACAAACTGGTGCTACTCTGGCTAGAACAGAAAAAGTAGTAGATGAGGTGCAACGCATTGCAGCTGGCTTATCTTCTGTGCAAGGTGTTTCATCGCTTGCCGGTTATAGTGTATTATCGGAAGGTACTGGTGCTGTATATGGTATGAACTTGATTAGCTTGAAGAAGTGGGATCAGCGTAACGCAACAGATAAACAGCTGATTGATTCACTAATAGACAAGACCAAACATATCAAAGATGCCAAGATCGAATTTTTTACACCACCGCCTGTACCAGGCTATGGTAATTCCAGCGGTTTTGAATTAAGGCTTCTAGACAAAACCGGTAGTGGTAACCTGCAGCAATTACAAAAAGTAGCAAAGGAGTTTACCGCAGCATTGAATGAAAGACCGGAGATCAGAAACACATTCACCACATTCAACGCAGGCTTTCCTCAGTTCTTATTACATATTGATGGAGACAAAGCCGCACAGAAAGGAGTGACAGCAGATAATGCGATGAGCACCTTGCAAACCTTGATTGGTAGTGAATATGCCACGAACTTCATTCGCTTTGGTCAGCTCTACCGCGTGATGGTGCAATCACTGCCTAATTACCGTGCACATCCGGATGATTTGATGAAACTCTATATCAAAAACGATCAGGGTGAAATGGTTCCTTACTCATCTTTTATGCGTGTTGAAAAAGTGTACGGGCCAGAACAGGTGACCAGATACAATATGTATTTGTCGGCCATGATCAATGGAGCACCGGAAACAGGATATAGTAGCGGACAAGCCATTGCAGCTATTAAAGAAATTGCTGCACAGAAACTACCCAAGGGATTTGGATATGACTGGGCGGGCTCTTCCAGAGATCAGGCCAATGCAGGTAACCAAGCTGTATACATTTTCATCATCTGTCTGCTTTTCGTGTATTTACTCTTAGCAGCACAGTATGAAAACTTCCTTTTACCGATGCCGGTAATTCTCTCACTACCAACAGGTGTATTTGGCGCATTCTTTTTGCTGATGGCAATGGGCTTGGAGAACAATATCTATGCGCAGATTGCGATGATTATGTTGATTGGTATTCTTGGTAAGAATGCCATCCTGATCATTGAGTTTGCAGCGATGAAACACAGAGAAGGTATGACGCCGTTTAAAGCTGCAGTTGAAGGTGCGGCAATTCGTCTACGTCCAATCCTGATGACTTCATTCGCCTTTATTGCCGGCTTGATTCCATTATTGCTAGCCAGCGGTGCGGGTGCAATCGGTAACAAAACGATTGGTGCAGCAGCAGCTGGTGGTATGTTGTTCGGCACCATCTTCGGTGTTATCCTGATACCTGGATTATACGTAGTGTTTGCCAGCATATCAGACAAATGGAGAAAACCAAACAGAAAGGAAGAGAAACCATTTACAGAAACAATTTAA
- a CDS encoding efflux transporter outer membrane subunit: protein MMKLSRYWIYGAILWISACKVPEIKSIDQQVKLPENFIQQTDTSNNLANISWRNYFKDPLLVQLIDTALVRNWDLQSMLQRIEQARADVLQTTQALKPTVDPLLAPSMRRFGLYTMDGAGNIVTDIEPGKLVPINLPDLYTGFQAKWEADIWGKLKNKKLAATQRLLASAEGRNLMITNLITEVANAYYQLIALDQEIKIIDETIAVQTKVLDIVKVQKEAAASTELAVKQFEAQLLNLNGFRLELQQIITETENRINFLCGRTPTRVERAAQFPALPEKISAGIPAELLQNRPDIRQAELELLASRTDLSVARKAFLPSLNITGNLGFQAFRPGLLFTTPESIAYSLVGGLTMPMINRAAIKAEFNNATAKQMDKLYQYQQSVVRAYIEVYNEVARTNNLAAIVEIKQKESVALNSAVDISADLFRYGRANYLEVLIAQQQALKARVELITARKNQLITTVNVYKSLGGGWR, encoded by the coding sequence ATGATGAAACTATCCCGATACTGGATTTATGGCGCAATACTTTGGATAAGTGCTTGTAAAGTGCCGGAAATTAAAAGCATTGATCAGCAAGTAAAACTGCCAGAGAATTTTATTCAGCAAACAGATACCAGTAATAATCTGGCCAATATTTCCTGGCGCAACTATTTCAAAGATCCTTTACTGGTGCAATTGATTGATACAGCACTCGTGCGTAACTGGGATCTGCAGTCTATGCTGCAAAGAATAGAACAAGCCAGAGCAGATGTATTACAAACCACACAGGCATTAAAGCCAACAGTTGATCCATTGCTTGCACCGAGCATGCGCCGTTTTGGTTTATATACCATGGATGGTGCCGGTAATATTGTTACTGATATCGAGCCGGGCAAACTGGTACCCATTAACCTGCCCGATCTCTACACCGGCTTTCAGGCGAAATGGGAAGCAGATATCTGGGGCAAGTTGAAAAACAAAAAACTGGCAGCAACACAAAGACTATTGGCAAGTGCTGAAGGCAGAAATCTGATGATCACCAATCTGATTACAGAAGTCGCAAATGCCTATTATCAGTTAATTGCTTTAGATCAAGAAATCAAGATCATTGATGAAACCATTGCAGTTCAAACTAAGGTCCTTGATATTGTAAAAGTGCAAAAAGAAGCTGCAGCCTCAACAGAACTTGCCGTAAAGCAGTTTGAAGCACAATTACTCAATCTCAATGGATTCAGGTTAGAGTTACAACAGATCATCACAGAAACAGAGAACCGCATAAATTTTCTTTGCGGCAGAACACCTACACGCGTAGAAAGGGCTGCTCAGTTTCCAGCTTTGCCTGAAAAAATCAGTGCCGGCATACCTGCAGAACTCTTACAGAACAGACCAGATATTCGTCAGGCAGAACTGGAACTACTCGCGTCCAGAACTGATTTATCGGTTGCCAGAAAAGCTTTTCTACCAAGCTTGAATATCACGGGTAATTTAGGATTTCAAGCGTTTCGTCCCGGACTACTGTTTACAACACCAGAGTCAATTGCTTATTCCTTGGTTGGCGGACTGACGATGCCGATGATCAATAGAGCAGCAATCAAGGCTGAATTTAATAATGCCACTGCAAAACAAATGGATAAGCTTTATCAATACCAGCAATCGGTTGTAAGGGCTTATATAGAAGTATACAATGAAGTTGCGAGAACAAATAATCTTGCAGCCATTGTAGAAATAAAACAAAAAGAAAGCGTGGCACTCAATAGTGCTGTAGACATTTCAGCTGATCTGTTTCGCTATGGCAGAGCCAATTACCTCGAAGTACTGATTGCACAGCAGCAAGCATTAAAAGCCAGGGTAGAACTGATCACTGCAAGAAAAAATCAACTCATCACCACCGTTAATGTTTACAAATCACTTGGCGGTGGTTGGCGATAA
- a CDS encoding prolyl oligopeptidase family serine peptidase: MLHRCLLVLLSHFFLVTLLAQSPKVVVPAGVEYQWLNTYGFDKLGSIVSAELDTFLYGSPMPANEFKGKFEKPQFAVKLYKVKYLTRVPEWGQQPITVTGLIAIPDNGKDSMPIISYQHGTVFSKTAVPSFPEECMEYKLMVAQYASNGYVVIGADYIGLGESDLPNGYLIKESTEQACVDMILAAKDVLKSMNIKPGSLFLHGWSQGGWNTMTLLRKLEEIHMPVTAATTAAAPVDVAVTINRWMNNYQPGDAIWLTACASNLIFAFERYYKMPGLSKNVIRPEYYTAAENFADFKIDWPTFSKQVPSTIQAYFNPAFMQSGNIATSGFWKILEASQAYRWRCQTPLRNYYGEQDEVIPVFIATLPQGFHTLMGGANTKSISAGAKADHRATHVFSVIDGKKWFDSYLKR, translated from the coding sequence ATGCTTCACAGATGCCTTCTGGTACTGCTATCACATTTTTTTCTTGTTACACTTTTAGCCCAATCTCCTAAGGTAGTTGTACCAGCTGGTGTAGAATACCAGTGGCTTAATACTTATGGTTTTGATAAATTAGGCAGTATTGTAAGTGCAGAGTTAGATACTTTCTTATATGGTTCTCCTATGCCAGCAAATGAGTTTAAGGGTAAGTTTGAAAAGCCTCAGTTTGCTGTTAAGCTCTATAAGGTTAAGTATTTAACGCGCGTACCAGAATGGGGGCAACAGCCTATAACTGTTACAGGGTTAATTGCAATTCCAGATAATGGGAAAGACTCAATGCCAATAATTTCTTATCAGCATGGAACTGTTTTTTCTAAAACAGCAGTGCCATCTTTCCCTGAAGAGTGTATGGAATATAAGTTGATGGTTGCGCAATATGCTTCTAATGGTTATGTGGTTATTGGTGCCGACTATATTGGGTTGGGTGAGTCTGATTTACCAAATGGTTATCTGATAAAAGAAAGTACGGAGCAGGCATGTGTGGATATGATATTGGCAGCTAAAGATGTGCTTAAGTCTATGAATATTAAGCCAGGATCATTATTTCTCCATGGTTGGTCACAAGGCGGATGGAATACAATGACATTGTTAAGAAAACTCGAGGAAATTCATATGCCTGTCACAGCCGCTACAACTGCTGCAGCTCCAGTAGATGTAGCAGTTACAATTAATAGGTGGATGAATAATTATCAACCGGGTGATGCTATTTGGTTAACAGCTTGTGCTTCTAATTTGATTTTTGCCTTCGAACGATACTATAAAATGCCAGGCTTATCAAAAAATGTGATTCGTCCTGAGTATTATACGGCAGCAGAAAATTTCGCTGATTTTAAAATTGATTGGCCTACTTTTTCTAAACAAGTGCCGTCAACAATTCAGGCATATTTTAATCCAGCGTTTATGCAATCAGGCAATATTGCAACATCTGGTTTTTGGAAGATATTAGAAGCATCTCAAGCTTATCGTTGGCGCTGTCAAACCCCACTTAGAAACTATTATGGAGAACAAGATGAAGTAATTCCTGTATTTATCGCTACGCTCCCACAAGGCTTTCACACTTTAATGGGTGGGGCTAATACAAAGTCTATATCGGCCGGTGCTAAGGCTGATCATCGAGCAACCCATGTGTTTTCTGTTATTGATGGGAAAAAATGGTTTGATAGTTACCTAAAACGTTAG
- a CDS encoding efflux RND transporter periplasmic adaptor subunit, with amino-acid sequence MSKIPNVIWKTLLYTGLMTVVACKQKTTNTENSAGKHKVTQPFVTDTTYQTEYVAEIQSVQNIEIRSRVRGYIQQILVDEGSYVKEGQILFKLSSRIFQEELLKAKSQLKSAQAEYKYAGVEIKNTQLLVDKGIVSKSELEMLKAKQEMIQAKIDEARSAIALAELHISYTDVKAPFSGYINRIPNKKGSLVEEDALLTTLSDNREVYAYFHVAESDYLNLISSKKDLDNNRVNLMLANNTLYGHPGRVEVSESEFDKATGNIAFRARFTNPGNILKHGANGKIVITNTVKNALLIPQKSTFEIQDKLFVYVLDKNNQLQQRLIKPAMRITDYFILKSGINANEYILLEGAENLRNGDRIQPEIIKNSIAEGLATNK; translated from the coding sequence ATGAGCAAGATCCCCAATGTTATCTGGAAAACCCTGTTATATACAGGATTGATGACCGTAGTAGCCTGTAAGCAAAAAACCACAAACACAGAGAACAGTGCCGGTAAACACAAGGTTACACAACCATTTGTTACCGATACTACTTATCAAACTGAATATGTAGCAGAAATTCAATCCGTACAGAATATTGAAATCCGCTCGAGAGTACGTGGCTATATTCAACAAATATTGGTTGATGAAGGTAGCTATGTAAAAGAGGGACAAATTCTTTTCAAGTTAAGTAGCAGAATTTTTCAGGAAGAGTTACTGAAAGCTAAGTCGCAGTTAAAAAGCGCACAGGCAGAATACAAATACGCAGGTGTAGAAATCAAGAATACCCAATTACTGGTGGATAAGGGAATCGTTTCCAAATCTGAGTTGGAAATGCTAAAAGCCAAGCAGGAAATGATTCAGGCAAAGATTGACGAAGCAAGATCAGCCATTGCTTTAGCAGAATTACACATCTCCTACACTGATGTTAAAGCGCCGTTCAGTGGCTATATCAACAGAATCCCCAATAAAAAAGGAAGCTTGGTTGAAGAAGACGCTTTGTTAACTACACTATCTGATAATAGAGAAGTATATGCTTATTTCCATGTGGCAGAATCAGATTACTTGAACCTGATCAGCAGCAAAAAAGATTTAGATAATAACCGTGTAAACCTGATGCTGGCCAATAATACCTTATATGGTCATCCTGGTCGCGTAGAAGTATCAGAGAGCGAGTTTGATAAAGCCACAGGCAATATTGCATTTCGTGCAAGGTTTACCAACCCTGGTAATATTTTAAAACACGGGGCCAATGGTAAAATCGTAATCACCAATACAGTCAAGAATGCACTGTTGATACCGCAGAAGTCAACTTTTGAAATTCAGGATAAGCTGTTTGTATATGTATTAGATAAGAATAATCAATTGCAGCAGCGTCTCATCAAGCCTGCTATGCGTATCACAGACTATTTCATCCTCAAGAGTGGCATTAATGCCAATGAATACATTCTGTTGGAAGGAGCCGAAAACCTTAGAAACGGAGACCGCATTCAACCAGAGATTATTAAGAATAGCATTGCTGAAGGCCTGGCAACAAACAAATAA
- a CDS encoding phosphate-starvation-inducible PsiE family protein, producing MKSVAKYVLFAVLCMIVLSMVLGTLHLIVMFVQKLLSPDPYYLVISIEDLYVLFTIMLIIFVGYELFKSLLLVIHHDSIPVRSILKITAIAICNEIITLEMHKVSFQQMAGIALLIVSTGAAFYMFNKDNLHQDE from the coding sequence TTGAAGTCCGTAGCTAAGTATGTTTTGTTTGCGGTTTTGTGTATGATTGTCTTAAGTATGGTTTTGGGAACCCTACATCTGATCGTCATGTTTGTTCAAAAATTACTCTCTCCAGATCCATATTATTTAGTAATTAGTATTGAAGATTTATATGTACTATTTACAATAATGTTGATCATTTTCGTTGGGTATGAATTATTCAAATCATTACTACTTGTTATTCATCATGATTCAATACCTGTTAGATCAATATTAAAAATTACAGCTATTGCAATTTGTAATGAGATTATCACGCTTGAAATGCATAAGGTGAGTTTTCAGCAAATGGCTGGTATTGCCTTATTAATAGTAAGTACTGGTGCGGCCTTCTACATGTTTAATAAGGATAATTTGCATCAGGATGAATAG
- a CDS encoding exo-alpha-sialidase produces MKQSLFFFFLFVGMNYTLHAQTMVFRAGEADYHTFRIPAIVRAPDNALLAFCEARRDGSGDFGKIDIVLRRSINNGQTWSTIQIVVNGGNMQAGNPAPVVDMLDPQYPDGRIFLFFNTGNNHEYEVRRGNGLRQVWYISSTDNGRNWSTPVNITKQVHKPNQPGSDSNYRFAEDWRSYANTPGHAIQLAQKPYRGRIYIAANHSSGPPQNKFEDYAAHGFYTDDHGKTFQLAATVNMKGSNESTAAELSKGKLMLNSRNQQGDIRTRIVSISSNGGQTWDTSYYDAQLPDPVNQGTLLNLGYHKGKAILAFCNAASVNNRDSLTLRISMDEGKTWTKQWLIDHAPAAFKGDYSAYSDLVIINNNSIGIIYERNKYQEIIFRALKWK; encoded by the coding sequence ATGAAACAATCCTTATTTTTTTTCTTCCTGTTCGTGGGTATGAATTATACGCTGCACGCGCAGACCATGGTTTTTCGTGCAGGGGAAGCAGATTACCACACTTTTCGCATTCCGGCTATTGTACGTGCACCGGATAATGCCCTGCTGGCATTTTGTGAAGCAAGAAGAGACGGATCAGGAGATTTCGGGAAAATTGATATTGTATTACGCAGAAGTATCAATAATGGTCAAACTTGGTCAACGATTCAAATAGTCGTTAATGGCGGAAATATGCAGGCAGGTAATCCTGCGCCTGTAGTAGATATGCTGGATCCACAATATCCCGATGGAAGAATTTTCTTATTCTTTAATACAGGCAACAATCATGAATACGAAGTACGCAGGGGTAATGGATTGAGACAGGTTTGGTATATCTCCTCAACAGATAATGGACGCAACTGGAGTACACCTGTAAACATTACAAAACAAGTGCATAAACCTAATCAACCAGGATCAGACAGCAATTACCGATTTGCAGAGGACTGGAGAAGTTATGCCAATACGCCAGGTCATGCCATCCAATTAGCGCAAAAGCCCTACAGAGGAAGAATTTATATAGCAGCCAATCATTCAAGCGGGCCTCCACAAAACAAGTTTGAAGATTATGCAGCACATGGATTCTATACGGATGATCATGGCAAAACCTTTCAACTGGCCGCCACTGTGAATATGAAAGGAAGCAATGAATCTACTGCAGCAGAGCTCAGCAAGGGTAAACTGATGCTGAATAGCAGGAACCAACAAGGCGATATCCGTACACGCATTGTTTCCATTAGTAGCAATGGCGGACAAACATGGGATACCAGTTATTATGACGCACAATTACCTGATCCGGTGAACCAGGGTACACTTCTCAATCTTGGATATCACAAAGGCAAGGCTATATTGGCATTTTGTAATGCAGCCAGTGTAAATAACAGAGACTCTTTAACGCTACGCATCAGTATGGACGAAGGTAAAACCTGGACTAAACAATGGCTGATTGATCATGCACCGGCGGCCTTTAAAGGAGACTATTCTGCATACAGTGATCTTGTAATCATTAATAACAATTCAATTGGTATTATTTATGAGAGAAATAAATATCAGGAAATAATATTCAGGGCATTGAAATGGAAATAA